The Victivallaceae bacterium genome contains a region encoding:
- the argR gene encoding arginine repressor: protein MIKKSTDQVIFDFLKKLLSSETAGTQDDICHALSAAGFPVNQSKVSRLLRKIGAIKTFDSYGFPKYSLPKEGRLPYNKTPLRDLVVTVHSNEYLIVIKTVPGSASVIARVVDESLTDRILGSVAGDDTVFVTPLSVADTSVLEKRVKEILTF, encoded by the coding sequence ATGATCAAAAAAAGCACGGACCAAGTTATTTTTGATTTTTTAAAAAAACTTTTATCGTCCGAAACGGCAGGAACCCAGGATGATATTTGTCATGCTTTATCCGCAGCCGGATTTCCGGTCAATCAGTCTAAAGTTTCTCGCTTATTAAGAAAAATAGGAGCCATAAAAACCTTCGATTCTTATGGATTTCCGAAATATTCTCTTCCGAAGGAAGGTCGTTTGCCTTATAACAAAACTCCTTTAAGAGATTTGGTCGTAACCGTTCATTCGAATGAGTATTTGATCGTCATAAAGACGGTTCCCGGCTCGGCATCCGTGATTGCAAGAGTTGTTGACGAAAGTCTTACGGATCGGATTTTAGGATCCGTTGCCGGAGACGATACGGTTTTCGTAACTCCGTTATCGGTAGCGGATACATCTGTCCTGGAAAAACGAGTTAAGGAAATTTTAACTTTTTAA
- a CDS encoding peptide ABC transporter substrate-binding protein, whose translation MSPRSVAKFRYFRTIAEAALLSIALTVSSCSSVKPNASQKISLAMQEDPLSLDPRQVRLVSNITLVKHLFEGLMREGSETEPPQPALIEEYFLSEDQKTYTFKLKKSFWHNGDPVTAYDFKDSWIQLLSKDFPTIFGYVFDGIKGAKAFRTGKGLREDIGITSPNDATLIVELEHPLSYFLDLLTLPAFLPVHKSARSPHVIGIGTEPFVFNGAFVIDNRKPGHSLTLKKNLHYHDEHKVRLEKIEIKIIPDSHTVHLLFEKGILDAEGPPWGGNIPVEAVETLKREGVLHSFDVAGTCWLSINTAKQPFSNEKLRRALALSIDREAIVKYVLKENQKPAGSVLPGFRQITVDKRFGLEIIEARTLLKEALKELGITKEDLSACSLIYSSSSYRNALIAQTIQEQWRQHLGISLPLEAMDHKILNERRINGHYYITTADWIADFLDPMSFLSVFEKDSGLPAYSLKSPEFSNLVDLISNETDEAIRGDLIQKAERFLSTEIKVIPLYHHSFACALKKSVCDVRFSHLGTMDFRYAGLSNPH comes from the coding sequence ATGTCCCCGCGCTCAGTGGCAAAATTTCGATATTTCCGGACAATAGCCGAAGCTGCATTGTTGTCGATTGCTTTAACGGTTTCCTCTTGTTCCTCCGTTAAGCCGAATGCTTCCCAAAAAATTTCTCTGGCTATGCAAGAGGATCCTTTATCTCTGGACCCCAGACAGGTTAGGTTGGTTTCCAATATCACTCTTGTTAAGCATCTTTTCGAAGGACTCATGAGAGAGGGGAGCGAAACGGAGCCTCCGCAACCGGCTTTAATCGAAGAGTATTTCCTTTCCGAGGACCAAAAAACCTATACGTTTAAGTTGAAGAAAAGTTTTTGGCATAATGGGGATCCCGTTACGGCTTACGATTTCAAAGATTCCTGGATACAGTTGTTATCGAAAGATTTTCCCACTATTTTCGGTTACGTTTTCGATGGAATTAAGGGAGCCAAAGCTTTTCGAACCGGGAAAGGATTACGCGAAGACATCGGAATTACGTCTCCAAACGACGCTACTTTGATTGTAGAACTTGAACATCCGTTGTCTTATTTTTTGGACCTTTTAACCCTTCCGGCATTTTTACCGGTTCATAAAAGTGCTCGATCCCCACATGTTATCGGCATCGGAACGGAACCTTTCGTTTTCAATGGGGCTTTTGTGATCGATAATCGAAAGCCCGGCCATTCCTTAACGCTGAAAAAAAATCTCCATTATCATGATGAGCACAAAGTTCGACTCGAAAAAATCGAAATCAAAATCATTCCGGATAGCCATACCGTACATTTACTCTTCGAAAAAGGCATTTTGGATGCGGAAGGACCTCCTTGGGGAGGAAATATTCCTGTCGAGGCCGTTGAAACCCTGAAGCGAGAAGGGGTTCTTCATTCTTTCGATGTTGCCGGAACTTGTTGGTTATCGATAAACACGGCAAAACAACCGTTCAGTAACGAAAAATTAAGACGCGCTCTTGCCCTTTCCATAGATAGGGAAGCGATTGTCAAATACGTTCTGAAAGAAAATCAAAAACCGGCCGGAAGCGTGCTTCCCGGTTTTCGCCAAATCACCGTCGACAAGCGTTTCGGTTTGGAAATCATCGAAGCGCGTACTCTTCTGAAAGAGGCCCTTAAGGAACTGGGTATAACGAAAGAAGACCTTAGTGCCTGCTCTCTCATTTATTCTTCTTCAAGCTATCGTAACGCTCTAATCGCCCAAACCATACAGGAACAATGGCGACAACATTTAGGCATTTCTCTACCCCTTGAAGCAATGGATCATAAAATTCTGAACGAACGACGTATTAACGGACATTACTACATCACGACTGCGGATTGGATTGCCGATTTTTTGGATCCGATGTCTTTTTTATCGGTATTCGAAAAAGATTCCGGTTTACCGGCCTATTCATTGAAAAGTCCGGAATTCTCTAATCTAGTCGATCTTATTTCCAATGAAACCGATGAAGCAATCAGAGGAGATTTAATTCAAAAAGCCGAGCGTTTTTTAAGTACCGAGATCAAAGTCATTCCGTTATATCATCATTCTTTTGCGTGCGCATTGAAAAAATCCGTATGCGACGTCCGATTCTCCCACTTGGGGACAATGGATTTTAGGTATGCCGGCTTATCGAATCCTCACTGA
- a CDS encoding ABC transporter permease, with translation MSKKPSVIFASPHPRRKRNFLLFSGTIILTVLVLYAFLSPFFLPSYERTDLKLTLAPASLKHPFGTDCLGRDLCARVALGIRISLIVALAAAITDFVIGVCFGGLCVLLGKTYDNILTRFMDILYSIPRILLIILFMLALPPGIASLIIAISITGWIPLAKIVRGRFLSLGNKSFVLSAKTMGANKRHILLRHFLPNAQASVLSSLILTIPSSIYTEAFLGFIGLGVQPPQAGLGSLVRDGLNSIHYYPGQFLIPITFTVSIVLCFNFIGEGLKEIFEERGEYA, from the coding sequence GTGTCGAAAAAACCTTCCGTCATTTTCGCATCTCCGCATCCACGGCGCAAGCGAAACTTTTTGTTATTTTCCGGAACGATTATTTTAACCGTTTTGGTCCTGTATGCTTTCCTATCGCCTTTTTTTCTTCCTTCTTACGAACGAACCGATCTTAAACTCACGTTAGCTCCCGCCTCTCTAAAACATCCCTTCGGAACCGATTGTCTGGGTAGGGATCTATGCGCAAGAGTAGCTCTCGGCATTCGTATTTCTCTTATCGTCGCCTTGGCGGCAGCCATTACCGATTTCGTTATCGGGGTTTGTTTCGGCGGTTTATGCGTCCTTTTAGGCAAGACATACGATAATATCCTAACTCGATTTATGGATATTCTTTATTCGATTCCACGAATACTTCTCATTATCTTATTTATGCTTGCTCTTCCTCCGGGCATTGCATCTTTAATCATAGCGATATCGATAACCGGATGGATTCCTTTAGCTAAAATCGTAAGGGGCCGGTTTTTAAGTCTGGGGAACAAAAGTTTCGTATTATCGGCAAAAACCATGGGAGCAAATAAAAGACATATTCTATTGCGACATTTTTTACCCAATGCTCAAGCTTCCGTGTTATCTTCTCTTATCCTGACCATTCCTTCCTCCATTTATACCGAAGCCTTTCTCGGCTTCATCGGACTGGGTGTCCAACCTCCTCAAGCCGGTCTCGGCTCTTTAGTTAGAGACGGGCTCAACTCCATTCATTATTACCCAGGACAATTTTTAATCCCTATCACTTTCACTGTATCGATCGTGCTCTGTTTTAATTTTATAGGAGAAGGGTTAAAAGAAATTTTTGAAGAAAGAGGAGAATATGCCTAA
- a CDS encoding peptide ABC transporter substrate-binding protein: MFLKNLLRKTLFLSILVVIPVFSCRNSNLDNESKTVTIAILNFPTEFDPRTAQRISDRTVLANLYEGLLKEREDNYSLEYALAESVHISEDNLIYTFKLKDTYWSNGDPVTSTDFKESWLQLLSPDFPAVSPKILDCIKNARKTGKGIPITESVGIYDPDPHTLRIELERPYSCFLKLTTTPVLFPVHKNIRHSYLTGKKTGTGDVISSGPFRIEESSSDKILLLKKNNYYYDKRLVRLEALKFLLIPSSHTAYLMFRNKTIDWFGQPFTVIHNEALDELKKNQNLLKFDVVGTTWLLSNHTSGPLSNKKFRQALSLSIDRENIVKGVLRAHQLPTSKILPPSFHSSSQYLTEKTDYNTAKAKQLFKEAIEEMGVRPQNCRFKLSYSTTTPRYALLAQVLCENWQSVLGLEISPQGFDKKTVNSLMEDKKFDMIIDCRIPAINDAVNFLEIFESYKRFYFLILEKEKFTKLLMRIRKENNYYEKSILLRQVEKFFEEESTIIPIYSISFDFAVNPRLTGFRNCLSGSVDFKTAEVK; this comes from the coding sequence TTGTTTTTAAAAAATTTATTAAGGAAAACATTATTCCTCTCAATTCTAGTCGTGATCCCGGTTTTTTCCTGCCGCAATTCGAACCTCGACAATGAGAGTAAAACCGTTACGATAGCTATTTTGAATTTTCCTACCGAGTTCGATCCGCGAACAGCGCAAAGGATATCGGACAGAACCGTTCTTGCCAATTTATACGAAGGACTTTTGAAAGAAAGAGAAGATAACTATTCTCTTGAATATGCGTTAGCCGAAAGTGTTCATATTTCCGAAGACAATCTTATTTATACTTTTAAACTTAAAGACACTTATTGGAGTAATGGAGATCCCGTAACCTCAACGGATTTTAAGGAATCATGGCTTCAATTGCTTTCCCCCGATTTTCCTGCCGTGTCGCCTAAAATTTTGGACTGCATAAAAAACGCCCGAAAAACCGGAAAAGGAATACCGATTACGGAATCGGTAGGCATTTACGATCCGGATCCTCATACTCTCAGAATAGAATTGGAAAGACCCTATTCCTGTTTCCTTAAACTAACGACAACCCCCGTCCTTTTTCCCGTTCATAAAAATATTAGGCACTCCTACCTAACAGGAAAAAAAACCGGAACCGGAGATGTCATTTCCAGCGGACCTTTTCGCATAGAAGAAAGTTCATCCGATAAGATTCTCTTGTTAAAAAAAAATAATTATTATTACGACAAACGTTTGGTCCGATTGGAAGCTCTTAAATTCCTCTTGATACCGTCATCTCATACGGCCTATCTCATGTTTCGAAATAAAACGATTGATTGGTTCGGTCAACCTTTTACCGTCATTCATAATGAAGCTTTGGACGAATTGAAAAAAAATCAAAACCTTCTGAAATTCGATGTCGTGGGAACGACTTGGCTTTTATCAAACCATACATCCGGACCGTTAAGCAATAAAAAATTCCGACAAGCTCTTTCTCTATCGATCGATAGAGAAAATATCGTGAAGGGTGTTCTTCGTGCTCACCAACTTCCTACCTCAAAAATATTGCCTCCGAGTTTTCATTCCTCATCTCAATATCTAACGGAAAAAACCGACTACAATACAGCTAAAGCTAAACAATTATTTAAAGAAGCCATTGAAGAAATGGGAGTACGTCCGCAGAATTGTCGGTTCAAACTCTCCTATTCCACAACGACTCCCCGTTACGCTCTTTTGGCTCAAGTTTTATGTGAAAATTGGCAATCCGTTTTGGGTCTGGAAATATCTCCTCAAGGATTCGACAAAAAAACGGTCAATTCACTTATGGAAGATAAAAAATTCGATATGATCATCGATTGTCGTATTCCCGCAATCAACGATGCCGTTAATTTTTTGGAAATTTTTGAATCCTATAAAAGATTTTATTTTTTGATCCTGGAAAAAGAAAAGTTCACAAAACTTTTAATGCGTATACGAAAAGAAAACAACTACTATGAAAAATCCATATTGCTTAGACAGGTCGAAAAATTTTTCGAAGAGGAAAGCACGATTATTCCCATTTACAGCATTTCTTTTGATTTTGCCGTTAATCCCCGATTAACCGGATTTCGTAATTGTCTTTCCGGAAGTGTAGATTTTAAAACTGCCGAAGTTAAATAA
- the tsaD gene encoding tRNA (adenosine(37)-N6)-threonylcarbamoyltransferase complex transferase subunit TsaD, with protein MLVLGVESSCDETGCAIVKDGTKVLSDIVASQIVHEKFGGVVPELASRAHTRVFPEVLKKSLNDADVSLKEIDAIAVSETPGLIGSLSVGINFAKGLATGLKKPLVGVNHVEAHLYAGYMFDPKQAKFPALGIALSGAHTSLFIMTSPTDFFLLGQTLDDAIGETFDKVAGILGFPYPGGPFVERAALKGNCNAFPFKSGKVDGYDFSFSGLKTAVLYAVKGKNSDKSSPSILNSDKDIADLASSFQKAAFLNIVKKSFEIVKRFSCGSIIVGGGVCANDYFRKELVQSVKVPVLFPPKELCSDNAAMIAALGTKRLKIESKELRIIRPCPRAQWQNFDISGQ; from the coding sequence ATGTTGGTATTAGGCGTTGAAAGCAGCTGCGACGAAACCGGATGTGCAATAGTGAAAGACGGAACGAAAGTTCTTTCCGACATCGTTGCCTCACAGATTGTACACGAAAAATTCGGTGGTGTCGTCCCTGAACTTGCTTCTCGTGCCCACACGCGAGTTTTTCCTGAAGTTCTTAAAAAATCTTTGAATGATGCGGATGTTTCCTTAAAGGAGATTGACGCCATTGCCGTTTCGGAAACACCGGGGCTAATAGGCTCATTATCCGTAGGAATCAACTTTGCCAAAGGATTGGCAACCGGTTTAAAAAAACCTCTCGTCGGTGTTAATCATGTAGAAGCACATCTTTATGCCGGTTACATGTTCGATCCCAAACAAGCGAAATTTCCGGCTCTCGGAATAGCTCTTTCGGGAGCACATACTTCTCTTTTTATCATGACTTCGCCGACCGACTTTTTCCTTCTGGGCCAAACTCTCGACGATGCCATTGGAGAAACTTTCGATAAAGTTGCCGGAATTCTGGGCTTTCCGTATCCCGGAGGACCTTTTGTGGAACGAGCGGCTCTTAAAGGCAATTGTAATGCTTTTCCCTTCAAATCCGGAAAAGTCGACGGCTACGATTTCTCTTTCAGTGGATTAAAAACCGCTGTTCTTTATGCCGTCAAAGGAAAAAATTCCGATAAATCTTCTCCTTCGATATTGAATTCGGATAAGGATATTGCTGACTTAGCCTCTTCTTTTCAAAAAGCGGCTTTCTTAAATATTGTCAAAAAATCTTTCGAAATCGTAAAAAGGTTTTCATGCGGTTCAATCATCGTCGGAGGTGGTGTTTGCGCCAATGATTATTTCAGAAAAGAGCTTGTGCAATCGGTTAAAGTTCCCGTTCTTTTCCCTCCGAAAGAACTTTGTTCCGATAATGCGGCTATGATAGCGGCGCTGGGAACCAAACGACTGAAAATCGAATCCAAAGAACTCAGGATTATTCGACCATGTCCCCGCGCTCAGTGGCAAAATTTCGATATTTCCGGACAATAG
- a CDS encoding amino acid ABC transporter permease, translated as MRHNLWMMLKGCGYTFAVSMVSLVLGFALGLLIGVISCRYIKKGLISFLGSSYVSLVRGTPLFIQILIIYFGLPSIIRYDLSPLTAGVIALGCNSAAYLAEIIRGGINILPQGQWEAAKVLGYGKFGIFIYILLPQALRGTLPSLTNEFVTLIKESSILMVLGIPELTKISRDIVSREMNPMEIYLLCAGFYLIMTTVVSSVAGSFENKGKKLCG; from the coding sequence ATGAGGCACAATCTGTGGATGATGCTTAAGGGATGCGGTTATACGTTTGCCGTTAGCATGGTTTCTCTCGTTTTAGGTTTTGCTCTGGGGTTATTGATTGGGGTTATATCCTGTCGGTACATAAAAAAAGGATTAATCTCTTTTCTCGGCAGTTCCTATGTTTCTTTGGTTAGGGGAACTCCTCTATTCATACAAATTTTGATTATCTATTTCGGGTTGCCCTCGATTATCAGGTACGATCTTTCGCCTTTAACGGCAGGCGTTATTGCTTTGGGTTGTAACTCGGCTGCTTATCTAGCTGAGATTATTAGAGGAGGAATTAATATCTTGCCTCAAGGTCAATGGGAGGCAGCTAAGGTTCTAGGGTATGGGAAATTCGGGATTTTTATTTATATTTTATTGCCGCAAGCCCTTAGAGGTACGTTACCTTCATTAACTAACGAGTTCGTTACTTTGATCAAAGAGAGCAGTATCCTGATGGTTTTGGGGATTCCGGAATTAACGAAAATCAGCCGTGATATTGTGAGCCGGGAGATGAATCCCATGGAAATATATTTATTATGTGCCGGTTTTTATTTGATTATGACGACGGTCGTATCTTCCGTTGCCGGATCTTTTGAAAACAAAGGAAAAAAATTATGTGGGTAG
- a CDS encoding ABC transporter ATP-binding protein, which translates to MPKSLLRLQKLTVSAITPQSRIVPIIKNVSFEIPVNGSMAIVGQSGCGKTMIMKSVMGILPDNCRISSGEIFFGERLIHSSTSSYDSEIRGVKIGTIFQQPTSSLNPSMKIGTQMTEGPMYHLKINKAEAKELALHFLGKVKIENPEKCFHQYPFELSGGMQQRIVIASVLSCKPDLIIADEPTTALDSLSQFQVLNLLRELKEEYGPGLLLITHNLAIVPEICQTITVMHQGSLIERGTVREIFSNPKEKFTQELLRSVPKLPYGPDYPHKNLRFKPAREDKELEFFLNTATAISKRI; encoded by the coding sequence ATGCCTAAATCTTTACTTCGTCTGCAAAAACTCACCGTTTCGGCAATAACACCCCAAAGCCGAATCGTTCCCATCATTAAAAACGTCTCCTTTGAAATTCCCGTAAACGGAAGTATGGCAATAGTAGGGCAATCGGGATGCGGTAAAACCATGATTATGAAATCCGTCATGGGTATTCTTCCGGATAATTGTCGAATTTCCTCAGGCGAGATTTTTTTCGGAGAAAGGCTCATTCATTCGTCTACTTCTTCATACGATTCCGAAATTCGAGGAGTGAAGATAGGTACTATTTTTCAACAACCGACTTCATCACTCAACCCATCCATGAAAATAGGCACTCAGATGACGGAAGGCCCTATGTATCATCTGAAAATCAATAAAGCCGAAGCCAAAGAACTGGCTCTTCATTTTCTGGGTAAAGTTAAAATAGAAAATCCCGAAAAATGTTTTCATCAATACCCTTTCGAACTCAGCGGCGGTATGCAACAAAGAATCGTTATTGCCTCGGTTTTGTCGTGCAAACCCGATTTGATTATAGCCGATGAACCGACTACGGCCTTAGACTCTCTCTCGCAATTTCAGGTTCTTAATTTATTACGCGAGCTTAAGGAAGAATACGGTCCGGGACTTCTTCTCATTACTCATAACCTAGCCATCGTTCCGGAAATTTGTCAGACGATAACCGTTATGCACCAAGGGAGTCTCATCGAACGGGGAACGGTAAGAGAGATTTTTTCGAACCCCAAAGAAAAATTCACCCAAGAACTCCTACGTTCGGTCCCTAAATTACCTTACGGTCCCGATTACCCTCATAAAAACCTTCGATTCAAACCGGCCCGGGAAGATAAGGAACTTGAGTTTTTTTTAAACACGGCAACCGCTATCAGTAAAAGAATCTAA
- a CDS encoding peptide ABC transporter substrate-binding protein → MKISERVDLCLPLIEEPISLDPRYASRVYEQTFMKYLFEGLTRETPEGYEPGLAREINVSNDYKTYTFKLRRTFWSNGDPLTTEDVIQSWQQVLSSLFPKSMHSHFEVIKNASKVSQGLLTSDRLGLRAPDSETLIVELEYPEPLFAEIISKPMFLPVHRLTRESYEHSSSPVAIFNGPFFIKEKQTGHKIILVKNNFYWDTDNVALNKVSFFILNNVYTTNLLFEKNELDFQGQPLGHPLPRDILLALKKSRQLQSFDVNGTFWITFNLDKEGPNDPNLRKALAFSIDKQKIIDTILLGEQKQAHGLFPGYDFSETETKKNPLIYRDKVLENPQTVAALNKLSLIYPSNLLICARIAQALQQQWKEILGWDVPLKGMEYQSFIHKKRKKDFTLSTGGWICMNRHLKHYMTTTDGYSILSHWKNAEFLKLSLRLNKETEEREQQLIAKLINDILNEELPIYPIYHYKFNYATKKGLYGIRNLSSGTLDFKYASWGKPSSNVESKR, encoded by the coding sequence TTGAAAATCTCCGAAAGAGTAGATCTGTGCTTGCCTTTAATTGAAGAACCCATTTCTTTGGATCCCAGGTACGCTAGTCGCGTATATGAACAAACTTTCATGAAATACTTATTCGAAGGATTAACAAGAGAAACTCCCGAAGGTTACGAACCGGGATTAGCTCGCGAAATCAATGTTTCGAACGATTATAAGACTTACACTTTTAAACTCAGACGAACCTTTTGGAGTAACGGAGATCCTTTGACAACCGAAGATGTCATTCAATCATGGCAACAGGTTTTATCGTCTCTTTTTCCAAAAAGTATGCATTCTCATTTCGAAGTTATAAAAAATGCCTCTAAGGTGTCTCAAGGTCTTTTAACATCCGACCGACTGGGGCTTAGAGCACCGGATTCGGAAACTCTCATTGTAGAACTCGAATATCCCGAACCTCTTTTTGCGGAAATCATTTCTAAGCCGATGTTTCTTCCCGTCCATCGTTTGACGAGAGAATCATACGAACATTCGTCGTCGCCGGTTGCCATTTTTAACGGTCCTTTCTTTATAAAGGAAAAACAAACGGGACACAAAATTATCCTCGTCAAAAATAATTTTTACTGGGATACCGATAACGTAGCCTTGAACAAAGTCTCTTTTTTCATTCTTAACAACGTTTATACGACCAACCTTTTGTTCGAAAAAAACGAATTGGATTTTCAAGGTCAGCCTTTGGGCCATCCTTTACCGAGAGATATTTTATTAGCGTTAAAGAAAAGTCGACAATTGCAGTCTTTCGACGTTAACGGTACTTTTTGGATAACCTTCAATCTCGATAAGGAAGGTCCTAACGATCCCAATCTCAGAAAAGCCCTGGCTTTCTCGATAGATAAGCAGAAAATCATCGATACCATTCTTCTTGGAGAACAAAAACAGGCCCACGGATTATTTCCCGGGTATGACTTTTCCGAAACCGAGACGAAAAAAAACCCTCTTATTTACCGAGATAAGGTTTTAGAGAATCCGCAAACGGTTGCCGCTCTGAATAAACTATCATTGATTTATCCATCCAATTTATTAATATGCGCCAGAATTGCTCAGGCCCTTCAACAACAGTGGAAAGAGATCCTGGGATGGGATGTGCCTTTGAAGGGAATGGAATATCAATCTTTTATCCATAAAAAAAGAAAAAAGGATTTCACACTGTCTACCGGCGGATGGATTTGCATGAACCGTCATTTAAAACACTATATGACGACTACGGACGGATACAGCATTCTCTCCCATTGGAAAAATGCCGAATTTTTAAAACTTTCTCTTCGTTTAAATAAGGAAACCGAAGAACGGGAACAACAATTAATCGCCAAGCTTATCAACGATATTTTAAATGAGGAGCTTCCGATCTATCCCATCTATCATTACAAATTCAATTATGCAACGAAAAAAGGGCTTTATGGGATTCGAAATCTATCCTCGGGCACTTTGGATTTCAAATATGCCTCTTGGGGAAAACCTTCGTCGAACGTTGAATCGAAAAGATAA
- a CDS encoding ATP-binding cassette domain-containing protein: MKPLVSIHQASLHLKLGKFVSRILNNISLDIFEGECLSLVGESGSGKTSLAHVLVGLTALSSGKIVFHGDVHCEKNGNRGIQIIFQDIGGSLNPKMTVSEIILESLVIAGKIKENETYSRFREIMEIIELPLSLRNAYPKELSGGQKQRLSIGRGLISRPRLLICDEPLSSLDSIRQAHIMNVFRTIKKDLNITILFISHDLTAVHSLSDRIAVIHRGSLVEVATRDELFLNPRHYYTQELLRMIPDFCYYDFSKVP, from the coding sequence ATGAAACCTTTAGTGTCGATACACCAAGCTTCTCTGCATCTCAAACTCGGAAAATTCGTAAGTCGGATTTTAAATAACATTTCCTTAGATATTTTTGAAGGGGAATGCTTGAGCTTGGTAGGGGAAAGCGGGTCCGGAAAAACTTCATTGGCTCACGTTCTTGTCGGACTAACGGCTCTTTCTTCCGGAAAAATCGTTTTTCACGGAGACGTTCACTGTGAAAAAAACGGAAATCGTGGAATACAAATCATCTTTCAGGATATCGGAGGCTCTCTCAATCCTAAAATGACTGTTTCGGAGATTATATTGGAGTCTTTGGTGATTGCCGGAAAAATTAAAGAAAACGAAACATACTCTCGTTTCAGAGAAATCATGGAGATCATCGAACTTCCTTTATCCTTAAGAAATGCCTATCCCAAAGAACTCAGCGGAGGACAAAAACAAAGACTTTCTATAGGAAGAGGCTTAATATCCCGCCCTCGACTCTTGATTTGCGACGAACCTCTTTCCTCTTTAGACTCCATTCGTCAAGCTCATATCATGAATGTATTTCGTACAATTAAAAAAGACTTGAATATCACGATACTTTTTATCAGTCACGACCTCACGGCAGTGCATTCCCTTTCCGATCGCATTGCGGTTATTCACAGAGGTTCGCTTGTGGAAGTTGCCACTCGAGACGAGCTGTTTTTAAATCCGCGTCATTATTATACGCAAGAACTTTTACGTATGATTCCGGACTTTTGTTATTACGACTTTTCAAAAGTCCCGTAA
- a CDS encoding ABC transporter permease, protein MKKYLFRKLVSNLISLWIVFSITFWIMRSIPGDPFTYEDGNPLSEETIEILKNQCGLSEPLYRQYFKYLKATVKFDFGNSLVYRDRSVRNIIASSFPVSAILGLQSSFLAIIFGLFMGWTASLKTKKYLPKIVSGSIMLQISVPGFILATLLQYFLAFKCRLFPIACWGSFSHTILPSVSLAAVPAAFIAKLTKSSFASLITKDFILSAQAKGLSRTGILFRHALPHAFFPVLSYLNFMITNLITGTFAVENIFGIPGLGKWFTQSVLQRDYPVIIGLAVFYGVFFMTGSLIIDLMQAGIDPQIRRNL, encoded by the coding sequence ATGAAAAAATATTTATTCCGAAAGCTCGTCTCCAATCTTATATCGCTTTGGATCGTGTTTTCAATCACCTTTTGGATCATGAGATCCATTCCCGGAGATCCTTTTACCTATGAGGACGGGAATCCCCTATCCGAGGAAACGATTGAAATTCTGAAAAATCAATGCGGACTGTCCGAACCGCTCTACCGTCAATATTTCAAATATCTGAAAGCAACGGTCAAATTCGATTTCGGCAATTCATTGGTATACCGAGATCGTAGCGTCAGAAACATCATAGCCTCTTCTTTTCCCGTATCTGCGATCTTAGGCCTTCAAAGTTCTTTTCTCGCTATAATCTTCGGCCTTTTTATGGGATGGACAGCTTCATTGAAAACAAAGAAGTACCTTCCTAAAATCGTCAGCGGAAGTATCATGCTGCAAATTTCCGTTCCCGGATTCATCCTGGCTACGCTCTTGCAATATTTTCTGGCTTTTAAATGCCGTCTTTTTCCCATAGCTTGCTGGGGATCTTTCTCTCATACGATACTTCCTTCCGTTTCTCTGGCGGCAGTACCTGCAGCTTTTATTGCTAAATTAACGAAAAGTTCATTTGCTTCCCTGATAACTAAAGATTTTATTTTGTCTGCTCAAGCCAAGGGACTCTCACGAACCGGAATCCTTTTCCGACATGCCTTGCCCCATGCTTTTTTTCCCGTTCTATCTTATCTGAATTTCATGATTACCAATTTAATTACGGGAACTTTTGCCGTAGAGAACATTTTCGGTATTCCGGGATTGGGTAAATGGTTCACTCAGAGCGTACTTCAAAGAGATTATCCCGTCATAATAGGATTGGCCGTTTTTTACGGCGTATTTTTTATGACCGGTTCATTAATTATCGATTTGATGCAGGCCGGAATAGATCCCCAAATAAGACGAAATTTGTAA